The following proteins come from a genomic window of Chionomys nivalis chromosome 9, mChiNiv1.1, whole genome shotgun sequence:
- the Znf334 gene encoding zinc finger protein 334 isoform X1 produces MDSSQRSISFKDLTVAFTHEEWRYMSTAQRLLYRDVMLENYRNFISAGFRVSKPDVILKLEQGKEPWIVEESPRQSHAGKCEDRAEDDAALQKDKGTQDKHLKPVLACSNKTMPEKAALFEKTVAPDMNTVSSEKMLHKYDPGGNDLKTNSEKTVTKQSKAKVLAEPDGCEKPPLHRKTDKGHSGVERSKPDEVRDVGGQGEDITKDQNVQSVSQPSEHKGGKPALQQSAPSAGTEECAERKRSECAECRKTFSKRSTLIVHQRIHTGERPYACNYCRKTFRIKASLTRHHRIHTGERPYKCRECGKTFIDKSALIVHQKIHSGEKSYECNECGKTFFRKSALAEHFRSHTGEKPYKCKECGNAFGKKSYLIVHQRTHRGERPNECKECGKTFFCLSALTAHQRIHTGEKPYECTECDKTFFCQSALNVHLRSHTGEKPYKCRQCGKFLCTKSALVAHQVIHRGKKTFECTECGKLFYLKTTLTIHQRTHTGEKNGAISKWGRPPAAKSNCSEQNRADTKESHYECHEHKRTVHKSSRHFTHKRTIWERPYECPECGRTYCRKSALRHHQKTHTGERPYECKECGKTFCQKVSFTEHQRTHTGEKPHKCKECGKSFRHKSAFTVHKRIHTGEKPYSCNECGKSYRRLWTLTEHQKIHTGEKPYECNTCKKTFRHKSNFLLHQKTHKK; encoded by the exons ATGGACAGTTCCCAG AGATCAATTTCCTTCAAGGATTTGACTGTGGCCTTCACCCACGAAGAGTGGCGGTACATGAGCACCGCGCAGCGCCTTCTGTACAGGGACGTGATGCTGGAGAACTACCGGAACTTCATCTCAGCGG GGTTTCGTGTTAGCAAACCAGATGTGATCTTAAAACTGGAGCAAGGCAAAGAGCCTTGGATAGTGGAAGAATCGCCACGTCAGAGCCATGCAGGGAAATGTGAAGACCGAGCAG AAGATGATGCTGCCTTACAGAAGGACAAGGGAACACAAGACAAGCATTTGAAGCCAGTTTTAGCCTGCAGTAACAAAACAATGCCAGAAAAAGCTGCTCTGTTTGAGAAAACAGTTGCTCCAGACATGAATACTGTTTCTTCAGAAAAAATGCTTCATAAATATGATCCAGGTGGAAATGACTTGAAAACTAATTCAGAAAAAACTgtcacaaagcaaagcaaagcaaaggtaCTTGCTGAGCCCGATGGGTGCGAGAAACCTCCGCTCCACAGGAAGACTGACAAAGGCCATTCTGGGGTAGAACGGAGCAAACCTGATGAGGTTAGGGACGTTGGGGGTCAGGGTGAAGATATTACCAAAGACCAGAATGTCCAGTCTGTAAGTCAACCCTCTGAACACAAGGGCGGGAAACCCGCCCTCCAGCAGTCAGCCCCCTCTGCAGGAACGGAGGAGTGTGCGGAGAGGAAGCGGAGCGAATGTGCAGAGTGCAGGAAAACCTTCTCGAAGAGGTCCACCCTCATCGTGCACCAGAGGATCCACACGGGAGAGCGGCCCTACGCTTGCAATTACTGCAGGAAAACCTTCCGTATAAAGGCAAGCCTCACTCGACACCACCGGATTCACACCGGGGAGAGACCCTATAAATGCAGAGAGTGTGGGAAAACCTTCATCGACAAGTCGGCCCTCATCGTGCACCAGAAAATCCACAGCGGGGAGAAGTCCTACGAGTGTAACGAGTGCGGGAAAACCTTCTTTCGGAAGTCAGCACTGGCTGAGCATTTCCGATCACACACAGGGGAGAAGCCTTACAAATGCAAGGAGTGTGGGAACGCCTTCGGAAAGAAGTCCTACCTCATTGTGCACCAAAGAACCCACCGAGGAGAGAGGCCCAACGAGTGTAAGGAGTGTGGGAAAACCTTCTTCTGTCTGTCAGCCCTGACAGCGCACCAGAGAATCCACACAGGGGAGAAACCGTACGAGTGTACGGAGTGTGACAAGACCTTCTTCTGCCAGTCGGCCCTCAACGTGCATCTGAGAAGCCACACCGGAGAGAAGCCCTATAAATGCCGCCAGTGTGGCAAGTTTTTGTGCACGAAGTCCGCCCTCGTCGCGCATCAGGTGATCCACAGAGGAAAGAAGACTTTCGAGTGTACTGAGTGCGGGAAGCTTTTCTACCTTAAGACAACACTCACGATACACCAGAGAACTCACACCGGAGAGAAGAACGGCGCGATTAGTAAGTGGGGCCGCCCACCCGCCGCGAAGTCAAACTGCAGTGAGCAGAACAGGGCGGACACAAAGGAGAGTCACTACGAGTGTCATGAGCACAAGCGCACCGTCCACAAAAGCTCACGCCACTTTACACATAAGAGAACCATATGGGAGAGACCGTACGAATGTCCCGAGTGTGGGAGGACCTACTGCCGGAAGTCAGCTCTCCGGCACCATCAGaagacacacacaggagagaggcCCTATGAGTGTAAAGAGTGTGGGAAAACCTTCTGCCAGAAAGTCTCCTTTACCGAGCATCAGCGAACTCACACTGGGGAAAAGCCACATAAGTGCAAAGAGTGTGGGAAGTCTTTCCGCCATAAGTCAGCGTTCACGGTGCATAAGAGGATTCACACCGGAGAGAAACCGTATTCATGTAACGAATGTGGGAAAAGCTACCGTCGGCTCTGGACTCTGACTGAGCATCAGAAAATACACACGGgggagaagccctatgaatgtaacaCATGCAAGAAAACATTTCGCCATAAATCAAACTTCCTTTTACATCAGAAAACTCACAAGAAGTGA
- the Znf334 gene encoding zinc finger protein 334 isoform X2 encodes MDSSQRSISFKDLTVAFTHEEWRYMSTAQRLLYRDVMLENYRNFISAGFRVSKPDVILKLEQGKEPWIVEESPRQSHAGKCEDRADDAALQKDKGTQDKHLKPVLACSNKTMPEKAALFEKTVAPDMNTVSSEKMLHKYDPGGNDLKTNSEKTVTKQSKAKVLAEPDGCEKPPLHRKTDKGHSGVERSKPDEVRDVGGQGEDITKDQNVQSVSQPSEHKGGKPALQQSAPSAGTEECAERKRSECAECRKTFSKRSTLIVHQRIHTGERPYACNYCRKTFRIKASLTRHHRIHTGERPYKCRECGKTFIDKSALIVHQKIHSGEKSYECNECGKTFFRKSALAEHFRSHTGEKPYKCKECGNAFGKKSYLIVHQRTHRGERPNECKECGKTFFCLSALTAHQRIHTGEKPYECTECDKTFFCQSALNVHLRSHTGEKPYKCRQCGKFLCTKSALVAHQVIHRGKKTFECTECGKLFYLKTTLTIHQRTHTGEKNGAISKWGRPPAAKSNCSEQNRADTKESHYECHEHKRTVHKSSRHFTHKRTIWERPYECPECGRTYCRKSALRHHQKTHTGERPYECKECGKTFCQKVSFTEHQRTHTGEKPHKCKECGKSFRHKSAFTVHKRIHTGEKPYSCNECGKSYRRLWTLTEHQKIHTGEKPYECNTCKKTFRHKSNFLLHQKTHKK; translated from the exons ATGGACAGTTCCCAG AGATCAATTTCCTTCAAGGATTTGACTGTGGCCTTCACCCACGAAGAGTGGCGGTACATGAGCACCGCGCAGCGCCTTCTGTACAGGGACGTGATGCTGGAGAACTACCGGAACTTCATCTCAGCGG GGTTTCGTGTTAGCAAACCAGATGTGATCTTAAAACTGGAGCAAGGCAAAGAGCCTTGGATAGTGGAAGAATCGCCACGTCAGAGCCATGCAGGGAAATGTGAAGACCGAGCAG ATGATGCTGCCTTACAGAAGGACAAGGGAACACAAGACAAGCATTTGAAGCCAGTTTTAGCCTGCAGTAACAAAACAATGCCAGAAAAAGCTGCTCTGTTTGAGAAAACAGTTGCTCCAGACATGAATACTGTTTCTTCAGAAAAAATGCTTCATAAATATGATCCAGGTGGAAATGACTTGAAAACTAATTCAGAAAAAACTgtcacaaagcaaagcaaagcaaaggtaCTTGCTGAGCCCGATGGGTGCGAGAAACCTCCGCTCCACAGGAAGACTGACAAAGGCCATTCTGGGGTAGAACGGAGCAAACCTGATGAGGTTAGGGACGTTGGGGGTCAGGGTGAAGATATTACCAAAGACCAGAATGTCCAGTCTGTAAGTCAACCCTCTGAACACAAGGGCGGGAAACCCGCCCTCCAGCAGTCAGCCCCCTCTGCAGGAACGGAGGAGTGTGCGGAGAGGAAGCGGAGCGAATGTGCAGAGTGCAGGAAAACCTTCTCGAAGAGGTCCACCCTCATCGTGCACCAGAGGATCCACACGGGAGAGCGGCCCTACGCTTGCAATTACTGCAGGAAAACCTTCCGTATAAAGGCAAGCCTCACTCGACACCACCGGATTCACACCGGGGAGAGACCCTATAAATGCAGAGAGTGTGGGAAAACCTTCATCGACAAGTCGGCCCTCATCGTGCACCAGAAAATCCACAGCGGGGAGAAGTCCTACGAGTGTAACGAGTGCGGGAAAACCTTCTTTCGGAAGTCAGCACTGGCTGAGCATTTCCGATCACACACAGGGGAGAAGCCTTACAAATGCAAGGAGTGTGGGAACGCCTTCGGAAAGAAGTCCTACCTCATTGTGCACCAAAGAACCCACCGAGGAGAGAGGCCCAACGAGTGTAAGGAGTGTGGGAAAACCTTCTTCTGTCTGTCAGCCCTGACAGCGCACCAGAGAATCCACACAGGGGAGAAACCGTACGAGTGTACGGAGTGTGACAAGACCTTCTTCTGCCAGTCGGCCCTCAACGTGCATCTGAGAAGCCACACCGGAGAGAAGCCCTATAAATGCCGCCAGTGTGGCAAGTTTTTGTGCACGAAGTCCGCCCTCGTCGCGCATCAGGTGATCCACAGAGGAAAGAAGACTTTCGAGTGTACTGAGTGCGGGAAGCTTTTCTACCTTAAGACAACACTCACGATACACCAGAGAACTCACACCGGAGAGAAGAACGGCGCGATTAGTAAGTGGGGCCGCCCACCCGCCGCGAAGTCAAACTGCAGTGAGCAGAACAGGGCGGACACAAAGGAGAGTCACTACGAGTGTCATGAGCACAAGCGCACCGTCCACAAAAGCTCACGCCACTTTACACATAAGAGAACCATATGGGAGAGACCGTACGAATGTCCCGAGTGTGGGAGGACCTACTGCCGGAAGTCAGCTCTCCGGCACCATCAGaagacacacacaggagagaggcCCTATGAGTGTAAAGAGTGTGGGAAAACCTTCTGCCAGAAAGTCTCCTTTACCGAGCATCAGCGAACTCACACTGGGGAAAAGCCACATAAGTGCAAAGAGTGTGGGAAGTCTTTCCGCCATAAGTCAGCGTTCACGGTGCATAAGAGGATTCACACCGGAGAGAAACCGTATTCATGTAACGAATGTGGGAAAAGCTACCGTCGGCTCTGGACTCTGACTGAGCATCAGAAAATACACACGGgggagaagccctatgaatgtaacaCATGCAAGAAAACATTTCGCCATAAATCAAACTTCCTTTTACATCAGAAAACTCACAAGAAGTGA
- the Ocstamp gene encoding osteoclast stimulatory transmembrane protein, which produces MWDNRGAAEHLIRLGWKFWRLGIYKALVPLQTAWNAFSQPLPTSCSELLTQLLLCASLTGIIAGLLHHWLVSSQLYPQGPPALVTTVCGLLVFLSLSLVPPIRCLFALSVPTLGSEQGRRLLLSYSVANLAVAVVPNVLANLGAAGQVLSCVTEGSLESLLNTTYQLGLASQALGPASQAGSRSLAFEAQGNSSAFRLHMHMAAQQILEDFSSLEFLTQAALGTQRVVTGLFMLGLLGESAWYLHRYLTDLRFDNIYATRQLVRQLTQADATHLLASPPPWLLHAAQPKLSHEELLSCLLRLGLLALLLVATAVTAATDYGAFLLAQAAVTWAQKLPTVPVTLTVKYDASYKLLGFILFVLNQPPVESKFASAQRSFQWELYSIPHDCRLPQAQPPQVRAALTAGTLQLLAGATLVLQAYAWRLRHAIAASFFPVQEARRVSHLQGRLQRRQDRSDHLDKQACTTGTWGPRKPRQGSRAPESQGLKSLDSSLVSI; this is translated from the exons ATGTGGGACAACAGAGGAGCCGCGGAACACCTCATCAGGTTGGG GTGGAAATTCTGGCGTTTGGGGATCTACAAGGCGCTTGTCCCGCTGCAGACTGCCTGGAATGCCTTCTCGCAGCCCCTCCCAACCAGCTGCAGTGAACTTCTGACACAACTGCTCCTGTGTGCTTCCCTGACCGGCATCATCGCAGGCCTGCTTCATCACTGGCTGGTCTCTTCACAGCTTTATCCTCAGGGCCCCCCTGCCCTGGTGACCACTGTCTGTGGGCTCCTGGTCTTCCTGAGCCTGAGCCTGGTGCCCCCTATCCGCTGCCTATTTGCGCTCAGTGTGCCTACCCTGGGCTCCGAGCAGGGCCGCCGGCTACTCCTGTCCTACAGTGTAGCCAACCTGGCTGTTGCCGTGGTGCCCAATGTGTTAGCCAACCTGGGTGCAGCTGGACAAGTACTGAGCTGTGTTACTGAGGGCTCGTTGGAGAGTCTGCTTAATACCACTTACCAGCTGGGCCTGGCATCCCAGGCGCTGGGCCCAGCGAGCCAAGCAGGCAGTCGGAGCCTGGCGTTTGAGGCACAGGGCAACAGCTCAGCCTTCCGCCTTCACATGCATATGGCCGCTCAGCAGATCCTGGAGGACTTCTCTAGCCTGGAGTTCCTGACCCAAGCAGCACTGGGGACTCAGCGGGTGGTCACCGGGTTGTTTATGCTGGGCCTCCTGGGCGAGTCCGCCTGGTACCTTCACCGCTACCTCACTGACCTGCGCTTCGACAATATCTATGCCACCCGGCAGCTGGTTCGGCAGCTGACCCAGGCTGATGCCACACATCTGCTggcctctccacctccctggctGCTCCACGCAGCCCAGCCAAAGCTGTCGCATGAGGAATTGCTGAGCTGTCTTCTCAGGCTGGGGCTACTGGCACTGCTTCTAGTCGCTACAGCTGTGACAGCAGCCACAGACTATGGGGCCTTCCTCTTGGCACAGGCAGCTGTGACCTGGGCTCAGAAGTTGCCCACTGTCCCCGTCACTCTCACGGTCAAGTATGAC GCCTCATATAAACTCCTAGGCTTCATCCTCTTCGTCCTCAACCAGCCTCCGGTGGAGAGCAAGTTTGCCTCGGCACAACGCTCCTTCCAGTGGGAGCTATACTCTATACCCCACGACTGCCGCCTACCTCAGGCTCAACCGCCCCAAGTCAGAGCCGCGCTGACCGCGGGCACCCTGCAGCTGCTAGCGGGTGCCACCTTAGTGCTGCAGGCCTACGCTTGGCGCCTGCGGCATGCCATCgctgcttccttcttccctgtccaGGAAGCCAGGAGAGTTAGCCACTTGCAGGGCCGGCTCCAGAGGAGACAAGATCGGAGTGACCACCTAGACAAACAGGCCTGCACCACGGGCACCTGGGGACCCAGGAAGCCCAGGCAGGGGTCAAGAGCTCCAGAGTCACAGGGGCTTAAGTCGCTTGACTCCTCTTTGGTCTCCATTTGA